Below is a window of Epinephelus fuscoguttatus linkage group LG12, E.fuscoguttatus.final_Chr_v1 DNA.
tcTGACAGAAAACTAATGCAGGCACCATTTTACAAATCACCCGCTTCACTGGATGTTAACACTCCATTTTCTACAGTTTTCAAACACTGGTCTGAAAATTCAACAAACAGAGGCTCCTGCATGGCGGCCTTCATCGCGTCGGCTTTGCTGTCTGCGCTGTCAACGGAGCGCAGTAACTGTCTCAGGTGGGGGTTACAGAGAAGATCTCTGAGCTCTTTTGACTGACCTGTAGAGGAAATTGGAAAATATTAAGTATCcacatttgacttttttttaaaaaacttaagCGGGATATATGTAGTTATGCAGCTGACCctacaccgttgtgagcatttatacttgtgcggtagtgtgtctgtgtcactctgcagttacacgtccaaaacactagttggctgACAACACTTAAACAAACCAGAAGTCCACCATTGTCGTTTCTGGCGTTCACTCACTACAAAAAGCCcctgcccctgtccacagcagtacattgcttagcttctgtgtcagtactcctgcctgcttctccagacTGGGCACATGTTAACGGACATCTAAAgtaggtaacacactgactatggataagaaCCTCACAtgaccccacttcaaaaatccaaactatcacTAAAGAGCAGACGAAAGGTACAGTTGGATTAATACCTAGCAGCTGAAGCTTctgcagaggcactttgtcagtgatgtcatctTCATGCAGAAGATCATCAACAGTCCACGTCTCTGCAAACACAGTGAAGCACAAAGACATTCCTGAGTGTAGTATCACCAGTCTTTCACCACCTTTTACATTATGTTACCTTATTAGTGCTCATGCTGGCTGATACTGACGCTATACTAAGAAACAGACTCACAGGAGTCTTCAGAGACATATTAACATACCAGTGCTGAAAGGCTCCTTAGTCTCAGGATCAGATGGTGCAGGCTGCTCTACAGGAAGGCAAGTATCTATGGACAAATAAAGAATTAGATGGTGGATCCGTCTAATATGTCATCTATGTATGATTATATCTCATCAAAACAGCACATTATGACATCATTACAATACTGAGATCAGATTTACCTTTATGCCTCTTGTAACAGCCAAGCGAACAACtgtgagaggaaaaaacacagtAATTAATAACACAGGGCGTGTTCCACTGtcttctgacattttac
It encodes the following:
- the znhit3 gene encoding zinc finger HIT domain-containing protein 3 yields the protein MQICSVCSEHPPKYRCPACKIRYCSLGCYKRHKDTCLPVEQPAPSDPETKEPFSTETWTVDDLLHEDDITDKVPLQKLQLLGQSKELRDLLCNPHLRQLLRSVDSADSKADAMKAAMQEPLFVEFSDQCLKTVENGVLTSSEAGDL